A portion of the Collinsella aerofaciens genome contains these proteins:
- a CDS encoding YitT family protein, producing the protein MAYRLDIKRILSMNFFHDLPQIMLGCALAAIATDLFLIPNGLAAGGVTGLATIIQAVGASRGLSLPVGIQTIVMNALLLLVVMREGGMFYVVQTATGFVLLGFFTDLFAPFVAPLAHADLMLPAMWGGIITGIGYGMVLRAGANTGGSDTIGQIISRNTSLPVGSTVMAIDVAVCAASAPVFSLENALYAGLSMVISGYVIDAVVDGGNKRRMVLIISDNFPDIAADIMYGLGRGCTKLKATGMYSGAEKPVIMVIVSRRELNTLKTIVCERDPHAIVTVADVTETFGEGFKDINA; encoded by the coding sequence GTGGCATACCGTCTGGACATCAAGCGCATTCTTTCGATGAACTTCTTTCACGACCTGCCCCAGATTATGTTGGGGTGCGCTCTGGCCGCTATTGCGACCGACCTGTTTTTGATTCCCAACGGCCTTGCTGCCGGTGGCGTTACGGGCCTTGCCACCATTATCCAGGCGGTCGGTGCATCGCGCGGCCTATCGCTTCCAGTTGGTATTCAGACGATCGTGATGAACGCCTTGCTGTTGTTGGTCGTTATGCGCGAGGGCGGCATGTTCTACGTGGTGCAGACGGCGACGGGCTTTGTGCTGCTGGGCTTCTTTACCGACCTGTTCGCCCCGTTTGTAGCACCTCTGGCGCATGCGGACCTGATGCTTCCCGCTATGTGGGGCGGCATTATTACGGGTATCGGTTACGGCATGGTGCTGCGTGCCGGCGCCAACACCGGCGGCTCGGACACGATTGGCCAGATCATCTCGCGTAACACCTCGCTGCCGGTGGGCTCGACCGTTATGGCAATCGATGTTGCCGTATGCGCGGCATCGGCTCCGGTCTTCTCGCTCGAAAATGCCCTGTACGCAGGACTTTCGATGGTGATTAGCGGCTATGTGATCGATGCGGTGGTCGATGGCGGCAACAAGCGTCGTATGGTACTCATCATCTCGGACAACTTCCCCGATATCGCGGCCGACATCATGTATGGTCTGGGCCGCGGCTGCACCAAATTAAAGGCGACCGGCATGTATTCGGGCGCCGAGAAGCCGGTGATCATGGTCATCGTGAGCCGTCGCGAGCTCAATACGCTCAAGACCATTGTGTGCGAGCGCGATCCTCATGCCATCGTGACGGTTGCCGACGTTACGGAAACCTTCGGTGAGGGCTTTAAGGACATTAACGCGTAG
- the prfB gene encoding peptide chain release factor 2 has translation MAEALEVTPAELDAFADRLGEVESYLHLDEKRTRVTELEAKSVAPGFWDDADAARATMEKIARTKEDIASVDTARGELSDARAALELAEEMGDDPDAAALREEAAATAERLARAIDQLELSSWFTGEFDHGDAIVTIKPGQGGLEAQDWTFMLFKMYMKYCQRRGWKVTINDCPAAEVIGIDRATFTVEGKDAFGMLRAEAGVHRLVRISPTDDKKRRQTTFAGVEVIPVLPDDIDIEISPDDIRVDVYHASGPGGQGVNTTDSAVRVTHFPSGIVVTCQNERSQIQNKAACMQILKARLYEIELEKRAEALDEIRGPKTTIGFGNQIRSYVLYPYQMVKDLRSGVETSNVEAVLDDGDLDPFVIGYHRWATGNADAETPSA, from the coding sequence ATGGCTGAGGCTTTAGAGGTAACGCCCGCCGAGCTGGACGCGTTTGCGGACCGGCTCGGTGAGGTCGAATCGTATCTCCATTTGGACGAAAAGCGCACGCGCGTGACCGAGCTCGAGGCCAAAAGTGTCGCCCCTGGCTTTTGGGATGACGCCGACGCCGCCCGTGCCACCATGGAGAAGATTGCGCGCACCAAGGAAGATATCGCTTCCGTGGACACCGCACGCGGCGAGCTATCTGACGCCCGCGCGGCGCTGGAGCTTGCCGAGGAGATGGGGGATGACCCCGATGCCGCCGCATTGCGCGAGGAGGCTGCCGCTACGGCAGAACGCCTGGCCCGCGCTATCGACCAGCTCGAGCTTTCGAGCTGGTTTACCGGTGAGTTCGATCACGGCGATGCCATTGTGACCATCAAGCCCGGACAGGGTGGCCTGGAGGCCCAGGACTGGACCTTCATGCTCTTTAAGATGTACATGAAGTACTGCCAGCGTCGCGGCTGGAAGGTCACCATCAACGACTGTCCCGCGGCCGAGGTCATCGGCATCGACCGCGCGACCTTTACCGTCGAGGGCAAGGACGCATTTGGCATGCTGCGCGCCGAGGCCGGCGTCCACCGCTTGGTGCGCATTAGCCCCACCGACGACAAGAAGCGCCGCCAGACCACGTTCGCTGGCGTCGAGGTCATCCCCGTGCTACCCGATGATATCGACATCGAGATTAGTCCCGACGACATTCGCGTCGACGTGTACCATGCAAGCGGCCCGGGCGGTCAGGGTGTCAACACCACCGACTCCGCCGTGCGCGTGACGCATTTTCCCAGCGGCATTGTGGTTACCTGCCAAAACGAGCGCAGCCAGATCCAGAACAAGGCCGCGTGCATGCAGATCCTCAAGGCTCGCCTGTACGAGATTGAGCTCGAAAAGCGTGCCGAGGCGCTCGACGAGATCCGCGGGCCCAAGACCACGATTGGTTTTGGCAACCAGATTCGCAGCTACGTGCTCTACCCGTACCAGATGGTCAAGGATCTGCGCTCGGGCGTGGAGACCAGCAATGTCGAGGCCGTTCTTGACGATGGCGACCTGGACCCGTTTGTTATTGGCTACCATCGCTGGGCCACTGGCAACGCTGACGCGGAGACCCCATCTGCATAA
- the secA gene encoding preprotein translocase subunit SecA, whose amino-acid sequence MGFMSKLLSFGSDKDLKRYYKIVDQINGLEPQFEKMTEEELRGQTDKFRERYANGESLDDMLPEAFATVREASKRTMGMRHFDVQLIGAMALHEGHIAEMKTGEGKTLVSTLAGYLNAIAGKGVHVVTVNDYLAKRDSEWMGRIYKYLGMTVGLLQNNMPLELKRPAYQADVTYGTNSEFGFDYLRDNMVTRPEQRVQRGHNYAIVDEVDSILIDEARTPLIISGAGTKSASTYKDFARAVRGLERGEDVSHDMLTATEDVEPTGDYVMDEAKHTIAATERGLKKIERRLGIDDIYADLSGQLVNHLQQALKAQYMFHRDKQYVVTNGEVKIVDEFTGRIMEGRRYSEGLHQAIEAKEGVLVREENQTLATITLQNYFRLYDKLSGMTGTALTEDAEFREIYKLPVEVIPSNKPVQRVDHEDLVYRTIQAKYNAVADDVERRHAKGQPVLVGTVSIESSEKLSAALTKRGIAHEVLNAKHHEREAHIVAQAGRYGAVTIATNMAGRGTDILLGGNPDELVRERLEYEGLTMEDVTPEQLEQFNAEAKETCKAERERVLAAGGLTVIGTERHESRRIDNQLRGRSGRQGDPGETQFYLSLEDDLMRLFGGDKMDRVSKMMVTADMGDDMPIQHKIISKAVESAQHKVESINFSMRKSVLEYDDVMNKQRQVIYAERNKILDGKDLTDHITEVMHDTVYRCVQEFCTKDSHDGERDLEGLRKWVVELTGHIDTPKFPDEDYEALAADVLAYVEKCYNMKAERLGEDLMRELNTQVMLRVIDTRWMNYLQEMDYLKTGIGLRGFGQRDPLVEYKTEAYGAFQILVDTMYEDYLRTVLRIEIKAAPRAVEHKEEPALEGAHFSGPAEVDGDNGDSVLRKQAQVQARTAVQGGPAAVNNGGKVTTYRKSESDDPYVNVGRNDPCPCGSGKKFKYCHGRNR is encoded by the coding sequence ATGGGATTCATGTCAAAGCTGCTGTCCTTTGGATCCGATAAGGACCTTAAGCGCTACTACAAGATCGTCGACCAGATCAACGGTCTTGAGCCCCAGTTTGAGAAGATGACCGAGGAGGAACTCCGCGGCCAGACCGATAAGTTCCGCGAGCGTTACGCCAACGGCGAGTCGCTCGACGACATGCTTCCCGAGGCCTTTGCCACCGTGCGTGAGGCTTCCAAGCGCACCATGGGTATGCGCCACTTTGACGTGCAGCTCATTGGCGCCATGGCGCTGCACGAGGGCCACATCGCCGAGATGAAGACCGGCGAAGGTAAGACCCTCGTCTCCACGTTGGCCGGCTATCTCAACGCTATTGCCGGCAAGGGCGTGCACGTCGTTACTGTCAACGATTACCTTGCCAAGCGCGACTCCGAGTGGATGGGCCGCATCTATAAGTACCTGGGCATGACCGTCGGTCTGCTCCAGAACAACATGCCGCTCGAGCTCAAGCGCCCGGCCTACCAGGCCGACGTCACCTACGGCACCAACTCCGAGTTCGGCTTTGATTACCTGCGCGACAACATGGTTACCCGTCCCGAGCAGCGCGTGCAGCGCGGTCACAACTACGCCATCGTCGACGAGGTCGACTCCATCCTGATCGATGAGGCCCGCACTCCGCTGATCATCTCGGGCGCTGGCACCAAGTCCGCCAGTACCTACAAGGACTTCGCGCGTGCCGTGCGTGGCCTTGAGCGCGGCGAGGACGTGTCGCACGACATGCTTACCGCCACCGAGGACGTTGAACCCACGGGCGACTACGTCATGGACGAGGCCAAGCACACCATTGCCGCTACCGAGCGCGGTCTTAAGAAGATCGAGCGCCGCCTGGGTATCGATGACATCTATGCCGATCTCTCCGGCCAGTTGGTCAACCACCTGCAGCAAGCGCTGAAGGCCCAGTACATGTTCCACCGCGACAAGCAGTATGTGGTCACCAACGGTGAGGTCAAGATCGTCGACGAGTTCACCGGCCGCATTATGGAAGGCCGCCGCTATTCTGAGGGCCTGCACCAGGCCATCGAGGCCAAAGAGGGCGTGCTCGTACGCGAGGAGAACCAGACCCTGGCCACCATCACCCTGCAGAACTACTTCCGTCTGTATGACAAGCTCTCCGGCATGACCGGCACGGCACTTACCGAGGATGCCGAGTTCCGCGAGATCTACAAGCTGCCCGTCGAGGTCATCCCCTCCAACAAGCCCGTGCAGCGCGTGGACCACGAGGACCTGGTGTACCGCACCATTCAGGCCAAGTACAACGCCGTCGCCGACGATGTGGAGCGTCGCCACGCCAAGGGACAGCCGGTCCTGGTGGGCACCGTCTCCATCGAGAGCTCCGAGAAGCTGTCGGCCGCCCTTACCAAGCGCGGCATCGCGCATGAGGTCCTTAACGCCAAACACCACGAGCGCGAGGCCCATATCGTGGCCCAGGCTGGTCGCTATGGCGCCGTGACCATCGCCACCAACATGGCCGGTCGTGGTACCGACATCCTGCTGGGCGGCAACCCCGACGAGTTGGTGCGCGAGCGCCTGGAGTACGAGGGCCTGACCATGGAGGACGTGACGCCCGAGCAGCTCGAGCAGTTTAACGCCGAGGCCAAGGAGACTTGCAAGGCCGAGCGCGAGCGCGTGCTTGCCGCCGGTGGCCTGACCGTTATCGGCACCGAGCGCCACGAGTCCCGCCGTATCGACAACCAGCTGCGCGGCCGCTCCGGCCGTCAGGGCGATCCGGGCGAGACCCAGTTCTACCTGTCGCTCGAGGACGACCTCATGCGCCTGTTCGGCGGCGACAAGATGGACCGCGTCTCCAAGATGATGGTCACGGCCGACATGGGCGACGACATGCCCATCCAGCACAAGATCATCTCCAAGGCCGTCGAGAGCGCCCAGCACAAGGTCGAGAGCATCAACTTCTCCATGCGTAAGAGCGTCCTTGAGTACGACGACGTCATGAACAAGCAGCGCCAGGTCATCTACGCCGAGCGCAATAAGATTCTGGACGGCAAGGACCTGACCGACCACATCACCGAGGTCATGCACGACACCGTGTACCGCTGCGTACAGGAGTTCTGCACCAAGGACAGTCACGATGGCGAGCGCGACCTGGAGGGCCTGCGCAAGTGGGTTGTGGAGCTCACCGGCCACATCGATACACCGAAGTTCCCCGACGAGGATTATGAGGCCCTGGCTGCCGATGTCCTGGCTTACGTAGAGAAGTGCTACAACATGAAGGCCGAGCGCTTGGGCGAGGACCTGATGCGCGAACTCAACACCCAGGTCATGCTGCGCGTCATTGATACCCGCTGGATGAACTACCTGCAGGAGATGGACTACCTCAAGACCGGCATCGGCCTGCGCGGCTTTGGCCAGCGCGACCCGCTGGTTGAGTACAAGACCGAGGCCTACGGCGCGTTCCAGATACTCGTCGATACCATGTATGAGGATTACCTGCGCACAGTTCTGCGCATCGAGATCAAGGCTGCCCCGCGTGCCGTGGAGCACAAGGAGGAGCCCGCGCTCGAGGGCGCGCACTTCTCCGGTCCTGCCGAGGTCGATGGCGACAACGGCGACTCGGTGCTGCGCAAGCAGGCGCAAGTGCAGGCCCGCACGGCTGTCCAAGGTGGTCCGGCTGCCGTCAACAACGGCGGCAAGGTGACCACCTATCGCAAGTCCGAGAGCGACGATCCGTACGTCAACGTGGGCCGCAACGACCCGTGCCCCTGCGGTAGCGGCAAGAAGTTTAAGTACTGCCACGGCAGGAATCGTTAA
- the rpmE gene encoding 50S ribosomal protein L31, which yields MKQGIHPQYVECTVTCSCGNTFKTHATVSEMKVELCNECHPFYTGQQKFVDTGGRVQRFADKFGGAAAAQLKKAEEAKAAKAAKAAEAEAARKAAAEAKAAEKAKRAAKFAEEAAKQAAEAPAEAPVEEAAAEAETTEAAE from the coding sequence ATGAAGCAGGGTATCCATCCCCAGTATGTCGAGTGCACGGTGACGTGCTCCTGCGGCAACACCTTCAAGACGCACGCTACCGTGTCCGAGATGAAGGTCGAGCTTTGCAACGAGTGCCACCCGTTCTACACCGGCCAGCAGAAGTTCGTCGACACCGGTGGACGCGTCCAGCGCTTCGCCGACAAGTTCGGTGGCGCCGCTGCCGCCCAGCTCAAGAAGGCCGAGGAGGCCAAGGCTGCCAAGGCCGCCAAGGCTGCTGAGGCCGAGGCCGCTCGCAAGGCCGCCGCTGAGGCTAAGGCTGCCGAGAAGGCCAAGCGTGCTGCTAAGTTTGCCGAGGAGGCTGCCAAGCAGGCCGCCGAGGCTCCCGCAGAGGCTCCCGTCGAGGAGGCCGCTGCCGAGGCCGAGACCACCGAGGCTGCTGAGTAA
- a CDS encoding ABC transporter ATP-binding protein, whose amino-acid sequence MKQGMQGFVDAFNTRAPQASGTDLSPEQQDDAELARYANAALAAQTDAAFLDSAESYYALMDEGFQSGSIVGDRETNDADLAYCRALSSSGITDIPASANDLPFLSFLPYAIAQAPSFLPFIPFLLSSILVLGATRPGTLAAKAPVPKFRRLIQTVFSIIGAGTAMLLAGLAPGSIYALALNGFGQTGYPIAFFHNGVLATTTAGDVFTTLLLALLAGGTLISVCSVVLSTATRRVFAGPLASALLVAAPAFPLLSDSALEHNAALNLLPLAVFSPIEATGYVGCFPTEFIGSGSGSASMLAVALAYVAVFFTVGAVATRSPKQPGPAKKHHGLELLDASVGYGSTTILSIGSLFLSPGTAAGLVAPNGSGKTTLLEALSGQFPTRIRSGSLAADGICQRRSAEFAELVYLSSSGGADLYPTLSAIEHLAFVREAWKSAADIDSLCDSLGISPYLDKPTRKLSTGMKQQVKLAMAIATDCPYLILDEPLNGLDPGKRKTSCDAMRSEVARGRSVLISSHLLDDLADLTNSFYFIEAGTLVEKIKSSSQTLKQEYLDTYERGE is encoded by the coding sequence ATGAAGCAGGGCATGCAGGGCTTCGTCGACGCATTCAATACGCGCGCGCCCCAGGCCAGCGGCACAGACCTATCGCCAGAGCAGCAAGATGACGCTGAGCTTGCAAGATACGCGAACGCCGCCCTCGCCGCTCAAACCGACGCCGCCTTTCTCGACTCTGCCGAGAGCTACTACGCGCTCATGGACGAAGGCTTCCAATCCGGGTCCATCGTGGGAGACCGAGAGACCAATGACGCAGACCTCGCGTATTGCCGCGCTCTGAGCAGCTCCGGCATCACGGATATCCCGGCCTCCGCAAACGACCTGCCATTCCTTTCCTTCCTGCCTTACGCCATTGCCCAGGCGCCGTCTTTCCTTCCCTTCATCCCCTTCCTTCTCTCGTCGATACTCGTGCTCGGCGCCACAAGGCCCGGGACCCTGGCGGCAAAGGCGCCCGTGCCCAAATTCCGGCGCCTTATCCAAACCGTGTTTTCGATAATTGGCGCGGGGACCGCGATGCTCCTCGCCGGCCTTGCACCCGGGAGCATTTACGCCTTGGCCCTAAACGGCTTCGGGCAAACTGGGTACCCGATCGCCTTCTTCCATAACGGCGTGCTTGCCACCACGACCGCGGGAGACGTCTTCACGACCCTGCTTCTCGCGCTGCTTGCGGGCGGAACCTTGATATCCGTTTGCTCCGTCGTCCTATCGACCGCAACGAGGCGCGTCTTCGCAGGCCCCCTTGCCTCCGCGCTGCTTGTCGCGGCCCCGGCATTCCCGTTATTGTCCGATTCGGCGCTGGAGCATAACGCCGCGCTCAATCTCCTGCCGCTGGCCGTGTTCTCGCCTATCGAGGCAACGGGTTACGTAGGATGCTTCCCGACAGAATTCATTGGCTCCGGTTCAGGCAGCGCATCGATGCTTGCCGTGGCCCTGGCATACGTCGCGGTCTTTTTTACGGTCGGCGCCGTTGCGACACGTTCCCCCAAACAGCCTGGACCCGCGAAAAAGCACCATGGGCTCGAGCTTCTAGACGCGAGCGTGGGATACGGAAGCACGACGATACTTTCAATCGGGTCGCTTTTCCTGAGCCCGGGAACGGCGGCGGGCCTCGTTGCTCCCAACGGCTCGGGGAAAACCACCCTTCTTGAAGCGCTGTCGGGCCAATTTCCCACCCGCATCCGCTCGGGAAGCCTGGCGGCAGACGGAATCTGCCAACGTCGATCAGCCGAATTTGCAGAACTCGTCTACCTGAGCTCTTCGGGCGGCGCGGATCTCTATCCCACGCTATCGGCCATTGAGCACCTTGCTTTCGTTAGGGAGGCGTGGAAATCGGCCGCCGACATCGACTCGCTCTGCGACTCCCTCGGAATCTCCCCATATCTCGACAAGCCGACCCGTAAACTCTCGACAGGAATGAAGCAGCAGGTAAAGCTTGCCATGGCGATAGCGACCGATTGCCCGTACCTTATCCTCGATGAACCGCTGAACGGCCTCGATCCGGGAAAACGGAAAACCTCCTGCGACGCGATGCGCAGCGAGGTGGCGCGGGGACGCAGCGTGCTCATTTCAAGCCATCTACTCGACGACCTGGCAGACCTCACCAACTCGTTCTACTTCATCGAGGCCGGCACGCTCGTGGAAAAGATCAAGTCGTCCTCGCAGACGCTCAAGCAGGAATACCTCGATACATACGAGCGAGGTGAATGA
- a CDS encoding ATP-binding cassette domain-containing protein, translated as MIDLQTLTISYGKKVLVDSVNAEFAPGTVYGLVAPNGHGKTTLLRAMAGLPGPRVDGSIVLNEVQGTGAREVRSMIFYAPGEGTLLYPGLRAEDHLKMVCDMWPHARDIEEIVEQTQIGEFAKMRIRTLSQGMKQQLTLAIAYATGARYLLLDEPMNALDPSRVDLHSEILRKLADSGTCIIMSSHILDSVDRLCDEILFLKDGRLIRSIPQDDAAPKSPGSHFAKPAGRAEGALSTYRRLYEKGG; from the coding sequence ATGATTGACCTTCAAACGCTGACGATCTCTTATGGAAAGAAGGTGCTCGTAGATTCGGTGAACGCTGAGTTTGCCCCGGGTACGGTCTACGGTCTCGTCGCTCCGAACGGGCATGGAAAGACGACGTTGCTGCGTGCGATGGCAGGTTTGCCGGGTCCTCGCGTGGACGGGAGCATCGTTCTGAATGAGGTGCAGGGTACGGGTGCGAGAGAGGTCCGTTCTATGATCTTCTATGCACCTGGTGAGGGGACGCTGCTGTATCCCGGATTGCGTGCGGAAGATCACCTCAAGATGGTTTGCGATATGTGGCCGCATGCTCGCGATATCGAAGAGATAGTGGAACAAACGCAGATAGGCGAGTTCGCGAAGATGAGGATCCGCACTCTGAGCCAGGGCATGAAGCAGCAGCTTACCCTGGCGATTGCGTATGCGACGGGCGCGCGGTACCTTCTATTAGATGAGCCCATGAACGCGCTCGACCCCAGCAGGGTGGACTTGCATTCCGAGATTCTCAGGAAGCTGGCCGATTCTGGTACGTGCATCATCATGTCATCCCACATCTTGGATTCGGTCGATAGGCTGTGCGATGAGATTCTGTTTTTGAAGGATGGGAGGCTCATTAGAAGCATTCCGCAAGATGATGCTGCGCCGAAGTCTCCTGGATCCCATTTCGCAAAGCCTGCCGGACGCGCCGAGGGTGCGCTAAGCACGTATCGGCGACTCTACGAAAAGGGCGGGTAG
- a CDS encoding DUF2975 domain-containing protein, protein MSSDNRTPRLHSFRIACAIASATLCATAIAQVAFSLKPAIEVLDNPVIADSPAYPALAISTLVPAVIGIATTILSAVLVWTIKSGDPFKKGSATCLKVLGILFVAQAATSLYAGSLKTSVSMFGGEGAVGAQEIASSFDWTSLVLGIVLFMLSQLFLYARELYLDSDEIA, encoded by the coding sequence ATGAGTTCCGACAATCGCACTCCCCGGCTTCATTCCTTCCGCATCGCATGTGCGATAGCCTCTGCGACCCTTTGCGCCACCGCCATCGCACAAGTGGCGTTCTCCTTAAAGCCAGCAATCGAAGTGCTCGACAACCCTGTAATTGCAGACTCCCCCGCGTATCCAGCCCTTGCGATCTCGACATTGGTCCCTGCCGTCATCGGTATCGCTACGACCATCCTCAGCGCCGTTCTCGTGTGGACGATCAAGAGCGGAGACCCCTTCAAGAAAGGGTCTGCGACATGCTTGAAGGTGCTCGGCATTCTCTTCGTTGCTCAAGCTGCCACCAGCCTCTACGCCGGCTCACTCAAAACCTCCGTTTCGATGTTTGGCGGCGAGGGGGCCGTCGGCGCCCAAGAGATCGCTTCATCATTCGATTGGACCTCTCTGGTTCTCGGCATCGTCCTGTTCATGCTTTCCCAGCTCTTCTTGTACGCCCGAGAGCTGTACCTCGACTCCGACGAGATTGCGTAA
- a CDS encoding helix-turn-helix domain-containing protein has translation MPVIVRLDKIMAERKISSNELAERIGTTPVNLSRIKKGHIRGIRFNTLEQLCLALRCQPGDLLEVMSEEDARKEFGLDWSAED, from the coding sequence ATGCCCGTAATTGTTCGCCTCGACAAGATCATGGCCGAGCGAAAGATTTCCTCGAACGAACTTGCCGAAAGGATTGGAACCACGCCCGTGAACCTGTCCCGTATTAAAAAAGGGCATATTCGCGGCATTCGCTTCAACACACTCGAGCAGCTATGCCTCGCCCTTCGTTGCCAACCCGGAGACCTTCTCGAAGTCATGAGCGAAGAGGATGCCCGAAAGGAGTTCGGACTCGATTGGTCCGCCGAGGATTAG
- a CDS encoding tyrosine-type recombinase/integrase: MTPGVSPSTRSAYSPFLKETHEIDCGKLRLRGLTGAVEIGDCYILSEPGATFATTSYIRRAFKTFSETNGLMGTNDELITFHGLRHTFATQWIRQGGDIKALQSILGHKDAMATLNVYADIEPISKIHNMLRATPCLWRGHLGPRVDPGPMFQQRIQESIETLQAFGYGITEPDDRNIAIRDVKTNSWL; this comes from the coding sequence ATGACGCCAGGGGTATCCCCATCGACCCGGTCGGCCTACTCCCCCTTCCTGAAGGAGACCCACGAGATCGACTGCGGAAAGCTGCGCTTGCGCGGCCTTACCGGGGCGGTCGAGATCGGGGACTGCTACATCCTGTCGGAGCCGGGCGCGACCTTCGCGACGACAAGCTATATCCGCAGGGCGTTCAAGACGTTCTCGGAGACCAACGGCCTCATGGGCACCAACGACGAGCTGATCACGTTCCACGGCCTTCGCCACACGTTCGCAACGCAGTGGATCCGCCAAGGCGGCGACATCAAGGCGCTCCAATCGATCCTCGGCCACAAGGACGCCATGGCGACGCTCAACGTCTACGCCGACATCGAGCCCATCTCCAAAATCCATAACATGCTGCGCGCCACGCCGTGCCTTTGGCGCGGGCACCTCGGGCCGAGGGTCGATCCGGGTCCCATGTTCCAACAGAGGATCCAGGAGTCCATCGAGACGCTCCAGGCGTTCGGCTACGGCATCACCGAGCCGGACGACCGAAATATCGCCATACGCGACGTGAAGACGAACAGTTGGCTCTAG
- a CDS encoding ACT domain-containing protein has translation MAEISSSRIVITVLGKNRPGIVAGVTRVLGEANVDIRDITQSIIEDIFTMTMLADTAESKLDFAELQKALAEAGELSGVNVSIQREDVFNFMYRL, from the coding sequence ATGGCCGAGATCTCGTCCTCCCGTATCGTCATCACCGTCCTTGGCAAGAACCGCCCCGGCATCGTCGCCGGCGTCACCCGTGTCCTAGGCGAGGCCAACGTCGACATCCGCGACATCACGCAGTCCATTATCGAGGACATCTTCACCATGACCATGCTGGCCGATACCGCCGAGTCCAAGCTCGACTTCGCCGAGCTGCAGAAGGCCCTGGCCGAGGCCGGCGAGCTTTCGGGCGTCAACGTGTCCATCCAGCGCGAGGACGTCTTTAACTTTATGTACCGCCTGTAG